The Geothrix sp. DNA segment GGCGGCCTCGGCCCCGGGCCTGCTCTCGGACAAGCCCCTCTGGTCGGCCAAGGCCACGGGCGGCATGCCGGGCCTCGTCGTGGGCCAGGATGCGGTGGTGTTCCGGCACGAAGACGCCCTCAAGCGGCTCAGCCTCGCGGATGGCACCGAGCTCTGGTCTGCGGCGGTGGACGGATACCCCGTGCGGGAGGAGGACGGCCTGCTCTTCCTCATGAATGCCCAGTACGAGCTCACCTGCCTGGACGCCCGCACCGGCCAGCAGGCCTGGAAGACACCCATCGTGAAGGAGGGCAGCGCGGGTTTCGGCAAGGGCAACCTGGTGGTGATCCGGGGCGGGCTGAAGGGGCCGGTGGTGGCGGGGGACAAGGTGCTGGTGGGCACCTTCGGCGGCTCCTTCTTCAAGGGGCGCACCGGGAAACTCTACGCCTACGACCGCAAGGACGGCAGACTGCTCTGGTCCTTCGAGGCTGAGGACGGGGTGGAGAACCCGCCCCTGGTCCACCAGGGCCTGGCGCTGTTCGGCGGCATCGCCGCCTGCTACGGCGTGGACCTGGCCACGGGCAAGCAGGTCTGGAAGGCCGGCACCCGCAGCGACAACCAGTGGATGTTCAAGCTGGCGGGCGACACCCTGCTGGTCTCGGCGGGCCACTACGGCGCCCAGCAAAGCGCCTTCGGCGGCACCCTGTACGCCTTCGAGGCCGCCACGGGGAGGCCCCGCTGGAAGTACGACATCGGCGGTCCCAGCCTCCTCCGGGTGGCCGGAGACCGGCTCGTGGGCATCGAGTGGGGCATGATGGGCGGCACCCGCCTCACCTGCCTGAACCTGGACACGGGCACCCAGGCCTGGGAGTACAAGGAGAAGAGCTCGGCCTGGCCCGTGGTCCACGAGGGGAAGGTCATCTACATCACCAAGGACAACCGCATCCACGTGGTGGACCTGGCCAGCGGCAAGGCCGGCAGCCCCATCCCGGCGGCCGGTGACTTCCAGATGGGCTTCTTCAAGGGCCCCTGGGGACGCTTCCTTGATCCCGTGGTCCTCCAGGACCAGGCCGTGGTGGGCTCCTGGGACAAGGCGAAGAAGGAGAGCATCCTGCAGATCCTTGATGCCAAGCAGGCCAAGGTGGTCCAGGAGCGGCGCCTGCCGGGCGAGATCTGGGCCTTCTGGGACCGCAGGGACCTGCTGGTGGTCCTTATCAAGGAGGGCGAAACCGCCTGGTCCCTCCAGGTCTTCGGGCGCTAGGCCCCCTCTGGGAGATCAGGCCCGCTGGACCGCGAAGCCCTGGAAGCCCTCGCCCTCCCAGCGCAGGGGGTGGGGGCGGAAGGTGGCGCTGAGGCCCGTGTTGCCATCGACCTCTGCGCCCAGGGCCGCAGGCCATACCTCGGCCGGATGCAAGTCCGGCTGGGCCTCCACCAGCCAGTCCCGGTGGGCGACGCCCTCCTCCGGCAGCCAGGAGCACACGGCGTAGATGAGCAGCCCGCCGGGGGCCAGGCGGTCGGCGGCGGCGTTGAGCAGGCGTCGCTGGAGGCCCGTCAGGCGGGGCAGGTCGTCGTGCTTGAGCCAGGGCCACTCCGGGTGTTTCTGCAGGGTGCCGCTGCCGCTGCAGGGCGCGTCCAGCAGGATGAGGTCGAAGGTGGCGCCGCAGACCTCCAGCCACTCGGCGGCGTCCGCCTGGATCACCTGGGCCTCCACGCCCCGCTGCTGGAGGGTCTGGCGCAGCCGGGCGGCCCGCCTGGGATGCACCTCAAGGGCTGTGATGGCCGCGCCCGGATGGCGGCGGGCCAGGGTGGTGGTCTTGCCGCCGGGCGCGGCGCAGGCGTCCAGGATGCGGGTCACCGGCCGCTCCCACTGGTAGGCCAGCAGGGCCTGGGAGCTGCGGTCCTGCACCATGCCGTCCCCGGCTTCCAGCCAGAGACGGGGGAAGGGGGCCCCCTCCATCAGGCAGAGACAATCAGGCAGGCCCCCCACGGGAACCAGCCCCTCGGGAACCACTCCCTGCAACAGGCGGACGTCGGGGCGGGGCGGCTGCTGGAGCCGCGCCCACAGGGCCTCCAGCTCACCTTCGGCACCATGGGGGGCCAGGGCCGCGTCCAGGGCGCGCGCCACGGCGGGGCTGCGGTCCAGGCTCGCGGGCAGGACTTCGAGCTCGGCCGCCAGGGCGGCGCGATCCTTGGCGGCCCGGCGCAGCAGGGCGTTCACCAGCCCCTTGTGGGGCAGGAAACCCAGGTCGCGGTCCGCCGCCAGATCCACGGATTCATTCACGGCGGCGTGGTCGCTCACGCCCGGCAGCCAGGCCAGCTGGGCCAGCCCCATGGCCAGGCTCACCCGCGTCCCCAGGGGCACGCCGCGGTCCGGATCCTTCAGCTTGGGTTTCACCCAGGCCTGGAGGCGGCCCCAGCGGCGCAGGCAGAGACCCAGCAGGGCCTGGGCCAGCTGGGCATCCTCCCCCAGCTCGCGATCCCAGATGTCCGGCACCCGCCCGCCCTCTCCGAAGACTTCGTGCAGGGCGTGGGCGACGTGGATGCGGGCGGGCGTGGGCATGGGGCTCCGGAGGCAAATCCAGGCTAGCACGCAGGCTGTGGCATCCTGGGCGCAGGCATTCCGGGAGGACCCCATGGCCCACCACTACCCCCTTCAGCTCCACTGGACCGGCAGCACCCTCGACGGCACCTACAACCGCAATGCGACCGTCACGACCGCCGGCAAGCACCCCCTGTCGGTCAGCAGCGCCCCGGAATACGCGGGCGACGCCACCCGCTGGAACCCCGAAGACCTGCTAGGCGCGGCGCTCGCCACCTGCCACATGCTCACCTTCCTGGCCCTCTGCGCCAAGGCCAAGGTGGAGGTGGTGGGCTACGAGGACCACGCGGAGGCCATCCTGGACACCGTGGACAAGGTCACGCGCGTCACCCAGGTGCACCTGCGCCCGGTCATCCGCGTCACGCGGGGCACCAGCATGGCCAAGGTCACCGAACTCTTCGAGAAGGCCCACAAGTACTGCTTCGTGGCCAATTCCGTCACCTGCGAGGCGGTGCTGAATCCGCGGATCGTCGAGGTCTAGCCACCAGGAGCGTCATGCACTGTCCCTTCTGCGGGCACATCGAGGACAAGGTGGTGGATTCCCGCGAGTCCCGCGAGGGCGACTCCATCCGCCGCCGCCGCGAGTGCCTCTCCTGCGGCCGGCGCTTCACCAGCTACGAGCGGGTGGAGGAGGTGCCCCTGGTGATCCTGAAGAAGGACGGCCGTCGGGAGCCCTTCGAGCGGCAGAAGCTCATGAAGGGCCTGCTGGCCGCCTGCCAGAAGCGGCCCGTGTCGCTGGACCGCATCGAGCAACTGGTGGGGGACGTCCACGCCCGGCTCATGGAGCGTCCCGACCGCGAGATCCGCAGCCGCGAACTGGGCGAGCTCATCATGGACGAGCTGAAGGGGCTCGACCAGGTGGCCTACGTGCGCTTCGCCAGCGTGTACCGCGAGTTCAAGGACCTGCCCGATTTCGTGAAGGCCCTGGAGGGCCTCATGCACAAGGAGGCCGCCACGGGCCGCGGCACGGGCGCCCCGAAACTTGGCCACGACAGCGCAACGCCCCAGCCGCAGGCCCTGTTCCCGGGCGAGACCGTGGACGTGGCCGCCATGAAGTCCCGGAAAAAGTAGGGGTATCCTGGGGTCCGAGGTTTTTCCGTGGCCGATGATGTCCTCCTGCCCCCCCCACCCGACGAGACGCCGAAGCTGCCGGAGGAGCTGCCCGTCCTCCCGCTGCGGGACGTGGTGGTCTATCCCTACGTGATCCTGCCCCTCAGCATCAGCCGCGAGAAGTCCATCCGCGCCGTGGACACGGCCCTGGTGGAGAACCGCATGATCCTGCTGCTCTCCCAGAAGCAGACGGAGATGGACAACCCGCGCCCCGAGGACCTCTACCAGGTGGGCACGGCGGCGCTCATCATGCGCGTGCTGAAGCTGCCGGATGGCCGCATCCGCGCCCTGGTGCAGGGCCTGCAGCGGGTCCGCGTGGAGTACTTCACCGAGACCGAGAACCTCTTCAAGGCCCGGGTGGAGCCCCTCGCGGAGCCCGAGCTGAAGACGCCGGACCTGGAGTCGGACGCCCTGCTGCGCAGCGTGAAGCAGACGCTCGAGAAGGCCGTGGCCCTGGGCAAGACCCTGCCCCAGGAGGTGCTGGTCATCGCCGGCAACCTGGACAATCCGGGCCGCCTGGCGGACCTGGTGGCCTCCAACCTGGATCTCAAGCTCCAGCAGACCCAGGAGGTGCTGGAGATCGCCCATCCGGGCCTGCGTCTGAAGCGCGTGAACGAGCTGCTCATGCGGGAGATCCAGCTCCTCGAGGTGCAGCAGAAGATCACCATGGAAGCCCGCGGCGAGATGGACAAGAGCCAGCGGGAGTACTACCTCCGCCAGCAGCTCAAGGCCATCCAGCAGGAGCTGGGCGAGGGCTCGGAGCTGGCCGAGGAGGTCACGGCCTTCCGCGACAAGCTGGCCAAGATGAAGGTGCCCGACGAGTCCCTGGTGGAGATCGAGCGCAACCTCAAGAAGCTGGAGCGCATGCACCCGGATTCCAGCGAGACCGCCGTGACGCGGACCTACCTGGAGTGGATGACGGAGCTGCCCTGGGGCATCCAGACCGAGGACAACCTGGACCTCAAGCAGGCCCAGACCGTGCTCGACGAGGACCACTTCGGCCTGGCCAAGATCAAGGACCGGCTGCTGGAGTTCCTGGCCGTGCGCAAGCTCAAGCCCGACCTCCGCGGCACCATCCTCTGCTTCGTGGGACCCCCGGGCGTGGGCAAGACCTCGCTGGGCAAGTCCATCGCCCGGGCCCTGGGCCGCAAGTACAGCCGCATCTCCCTGGGCGGCGTCCACGACGAAAGCGAGATCCGCGGCCACCGCCGCACCTACGTGGGCGCCATGCCGGGCCGCATCGTGCAGGCCCTGCATCAGGTGAAGAGCATGAACCCCGTGATCATGCTCGATGAGGTGGACAAGATCGGCCGGGACATGCGCGGCGACCCCAGCGCGGCCCTGCTGGAGGTGCTGGACCCTGAGCAGAACCACACCTTCCGCGACCACTACCTGAACGTGCCCCTGGATCTGTCCCAGGTGCTCTTCCTGGCCAACGCCAACGAGCTGGAGCCCATCCACCCGGCCTTCAAGGACCGCATGGAGATCATCTACCTCAGCAGCTACACGCTGGAGGAGAAGATCGGGATCGCCGAGCAGCACCTGATCCCCAAGCAGCTGGAGAAGCACGGCGTCACCCGCAAGCAGGTGGCCATCCCCAGGGCCGCCCTCAAGGCCATCATCACGGGCTACACGCGCGAGGCCGGGCTGCGCCAGCTGGAACGCGAGATCGGCGCCATCTGCCGCAAGGTGGCCCGCCGCGTGGCGGAGAACACCCTAAAGAAGAAGCTCACCCTGGACGACAAGAGCATCCACGAGCTGCTGGGCCCCGTGAAGCTCCTGCAGGACGAGCGCCTGAAGGCCCCCCGCGTGGGCGTGGTGACGGGCCTGGCCTGGACCGCCGTGGGCGGCGACGTGCTCTTCGTCGAGGCCCTGAAGATGCCGGGCAAGGGCCTGCTCACCCTCACGGGCCAGCTGGGCGACATCATGAAGGAAAGCGCCCAGGCGGCGCTCAGCTACATCCGCAGCCGGGGCGAGGCCTTCCAGATCGACCCCGAGGTGTTCCAGAAGCAGGACATCCATGTGCACTTCCCCGAGGGCGCCATCCCCAAGGACGGCCCCAGCGCGGGCCTGGCCATCGCCACGGTGCTGCTCTCCGTGCTGAAAGGCGTGCCCGTGCGGAACACCCTGGCCATGACCGGCGAGATCGACCTGCGCGGCGAGGCCCTGGCCATCGGCGGCCTCAAGGAGAAGTCCCTGGCGGCGCTGCGCGTGGGCATCAAGGACATCCTCATCCCCCACGCCAACCAGAAGGACCTGGAGGAGATCGACCCTGAGCTGCGCAAGCAGCTGCGCTTCCACCCCGTGAAGCATGTGGAGGAGGTCTTCGAACACGCCCTGGTGGGCTGGCACCGACCCGAGCGGGCCAAGCCGACCGCCAAGGCCAAGGTCAAGCCCCGTCCTCGGCGCTAGCCTGCTGGCCCAAACATCGATATAAAACAAGTTGGGGCCTTGTCTGGCCCGAGCCGGGGCGTTACATTCCCCACCGGAGGGTCACCATGCTGACCGAGGTCTTCTCCCTGGTGCTCCAGCTCCCGCCCCTGGCCTTCGGCCCCGCCAGGGTCCCCGAGGCCTTTGCGCCGCCCCGGGCCCTGGCCTGCGAGGTCCGTCAGCTCGGCCAGGTCCAGGTGCCAGAACGCCCCCTGCGCCCCATCGCTTCGGGAAGTTCCCTGGATCCAAGGGACCTGAGGCCGGCTCCGGAGCGCTACCTGGTGAACCGCCCCGTGGACATCCTGCTCCTCCTCGCCACGGCCTATTCCGGCCGGGCCACCTGGGATGAGACCCCCTGGTCGGTCCGCACCTGGCAGGCCACGGGGGCGGCGGCGCCGGTCCTGATTCCACCCCAGCCGCCGCCCTTCCTGGCCCCGCAGCGCTGGTAGTTCCACGTGGAACACTACTTAGCCTTCAAGCTCCCGAGATACTTCCCCAGCAGTTCAGCCTCCTGTTCAGTGCCGGCAAAGGGCGGCATGCGGTCCAGGTAGGGGTTCAGGGCCGGGTCCAGCTCGCGAAGGGCCTGGATGAAGGCCACGTTGTCCCCCTCGGAGTTGCTGGCCGTGAGGCCCTTCAGGCCCCGGTAGCCGTCCCGGGTGTGGCAGGCCAGGCACTGGCTCCGCAGGAGGGCCTCGCCCCGGGCCAGGTCCGTGTCCCCCTTCGAGGCGGCGAAGGTCCGGGCCCAGGCGTTCCGGGGCAGGAAGCCCTCCTTCTGGTACTCCGCCACCTGCTCCACCCGGATGCCGTTGGAGTACATCACGTCCCGGATGACGAAGGGCTTGCGGGCCACCTCACGGATCCACTCGAAGCCGCCGAAGCCCCAGCAGGCCAGGAGCAGGCCCAGCAGGGCCAGGGGGCGCCGGAAGGAGGCGGAGGCGAAGAAGGCCCAAAGCACCAGCAGGCCCGGCACCAGGAAGGCGCCCAGGCCCCAGAGCGCCCAGCGGAACCCGCGGGCCAGGCTGGTGGCGCCCTTGAGGTTGCCCAGCACCAGCTCCCGCGCGGCCGGGGGGAAGCTCTGGAAGTAGTACCAGCCTGAGGCCACGGCCAGCAGCACGCCCGCCAGGGTGAAGAGGGCCGAGGGCTTCAGGATCCGCGGCTTCAGCGCCGGCCCTGCGGTGGCCCCCGCCGCCAGGGCCCAGAGCCCGCCCAGAACCAGGGCCACGCAGGTCCGCAGCAGGAGGCTGGGCAGGTAGGTGGCGTTGAAGAAGCCGTCCCACATGGCGTGGCTGGCGACCCAGCCCTTTCCCGGGCTCAGCATGAAGGTGATGATGCCGTTGATGACCACGAGGCTCAGCCAGGCGCAGAGCGCATAGAGCCAGTAGACGGCCAGGCGCTGGCGGGGCCGCAGCCGGTCGTAGGCCCGGACCAGCACGATGAGGGTGGCCATTTCGCCCACGAAGATCAGCCACTCGATGGCCCAACCCATGACGAAGGCCCGGATGAGGTGCTGGGTGGCCGTGGGGTTCACGAGGCCGATGGCCACCCAGATGCCCACGCCGGTGGCCGCCCCGAAGATGCTGGACAGCCAGAGCAGGGCCTTGGCCCGGCCCCGCAGCCAGGCCTGCAGCTCCAGATCCCCGGCCCGCTGGGCGCGGCCCTCCATGATCGGCAGCCAGAGGCCGGCACCCACCACCAGGTGGGCGATGGAGACGTGGATGATGCTGATGAGGCCGATGAGCCAGCCGCTGCCGAGGAGGGGGATGTCCCACACGGGATGGTTCATGGCCGCTCCTCCCCCACCGTCCGCGGCTGGGTGGCCCAGCGCAGGACGATCACCAGCATCACCACCAAGGCCGCCAGCGTCAGCCCGAAGACCCCCAGGGACAGCCAATCGGTCTTGTGGGGCAGGGCCCCGGGCTGGAAGCCGAAGGCGGCCAGGCTGGCGTCCCGGGCCTGATCCCGCAGCAGGATCATGCCCAGCATCGAGGCCAGGCCCAGGGCGACCGGGGGCCAGACCCCCTTGGCCGGGGCCCCGGCCTGGCTGGCGGGGATGGCCAGGAACAGGGCCAGCCCCCCACAGGCGATGGAGATCCACATGGTCAGGCTGGGGGCCGTGGTGGCGTTCATCAGCAGGTCGAAGACGGGGGCGGGCTGCTTCACCAGCAGCCAGGTGCCCCAGGCCCCCTGGCTGGCGGTGGCGGCGATGAACCAGACGAGCCCGGCCCGGCGCGCGTAGGCGTGCTGCCGCCAGCCCCCCCAGCCCGCCAGCAGCAGGCCCGCCACGGCCGCGATGCCCGCCACCATGTGGAGGTACCGAGGCCACAGCGTGGGGTCCGCGGTGTTCATGCGGAGGCCGTGAGGCGAGGCGGCCGCGTGGGCGGCCCAGAGGTCGGGGCGGAGGGAGAGCGTGGTGACGTTCACCAGCATCAGCCCCACGGACAGCAGGAGGAGGGCGCTCAGGATGCCCGTCAGGGTCCGGACTGCGTCCGAGGCCACCGAGCCCACGAAGCGGTACAGCAGCACGTAGCCCGCCATCAGGAGGGCCAGGAGCCCCGCCCAGGGGATGGCCGTCAGCACGGAGGCGGTGTAGAAGAAGGGGCCGTAGGTCAGCTGCAGGAAGAGCAGGGGGGCCACCCCCAGGGTGATGGCGAAGGTCACGGCCCCGGGCAGCATGGGGGCCAGGCGCCGCACCAGCTCGCGGTCCTCCGGCTTGCCACGCAGGGCATGCACGGCCGCGAGGAGGCTGCCACCCACTCCGAGGTTCACCGCCATCAGGTGCAGGGTGAAGGTGGCCAGCAGCAGGGCCTTAAGCACGGCGGGTGGCATGGGCAGGGGCAGGGGATCCGGGGACGGGATGGGCGGGAGCGGCATGGGGACTCCGGTGGTCTTACCTGGGATGCCGCCCAGGCTAGCCGGATTCCGGCCTCGGGGAACCCTGAATGCTTCGGTAGACTGGACCTTCGCGAGGTGTCCGTGGGTCTGCTCGGTGGCCTGTTCAACCAGTTCAAGAAGGGCCTGAAGCGCACCCAGGAGCTGGTGCTGGCGCCCATGGGGCGCCTGCTGGGCCTGCGGCGCCTGGACGAGGCCCAGCTGGAGGAGCTGGAGGATCTGCTGCTGCAGGCGGACCTGGGCGTGAAGGCCGTGGACCGGCTGATGGCACGGCTCCGCCAGGAGCTCAAGGGGGCCGGGGACGTCGATCCCAAGGCCATCCTGAGGGACGAATTGCTCAAGCTGCTGCGCCAGCGGCCGCCCCGGCCCTTCACCGCGTCGGGCACCCAGGTGGTGCTGCTGGTGGGCGTCAACGGCGTGGGCAAGACCACCACCCTGGGCAAGCTGGCGGCCCACCTCAAGGCCCGGGGCGAGGCCGTGCTGGTGGTGGCGGGCGACACCTTCCGGGCGGCGGCCATCGACCAGCTGGAGCGCTGGGGTGAGCGGGCCGGAGTGCCCGTCATCCGCAACCAGATGGGCGGCGATCCCGCGGCCATCGCCTTCGACGGGGCCACCAGCGCCCTGGCCAAGGGCACGCCCTGGGTGCTCATCGACACGGCGGGGAGGCTCCACACGAAAGACCACCTCATGAAGGAGCTGGACAAGATCCACCGGAGCCTCCAGAAGGTCATCCCGGCGGCGCCCCACCGGGTGCTGCTGGTCCTGGACGCCACGACGGGACAGAACGGCCTGGTCCAGGCGGAGGCCTTCGCCCAGGTGGCGGGAGTCACCGACCTGGTGCTCACCAAGCTGGATGGCAGCGCCAAGGGCGGCGTGGTGGTGTCCATCCTGGACCGGCTCCGACTCCCCATCGCCTTCGTGGGCGTGGGCGAGGGCGTGGATGACCTCATCCCCTTCGATGC contains these protein-coding regions:
- a CDS encoding PQQ-binding-like beta-propeller repeat protein translates to MVLRRCRAAWLPACLSALCLQAQTTPAPQAPPAAVAASAPGLLSDKPLWSAKATGGMPGLVVGQDAVVFRHEDALKRLSLADGTELWSAAVDGYPVREEDGLLFLMNAQYELTCLDARTGQQAWKTPIVKEGSAGFGKGNLVVIRGGLKGPVVAGDKVLVGTFGGSFFKGRTGKLYAYDRKDGRLLWSFEAEDGVENPPLVHQGLALFGGIAACYGVDLATGKQVWKAGTRSDNQWMFKLAGDTLLVSAGHYGAQQSAFGGTLYAFEAATGRPRWKYDIGGPSLLRVAGDRLVGIEWGMMGGTRLTCLNLDTGTQAWEYKEKSSAWPVVHEGKVIYITKDNRIHVVDLASGKAGSPIPAAGDFQMGFFKGPWGRFLDPVVLQDQAVVGSWDKAKKESILQILDAKQAKVVQERRLPGEIWAFWDRRDLLVVLIKEGETAWSLQVFGR
- a CDS encoding transcription antitermination factor NusB codes for the protein MPTPARIHVAHALHEVFGEGGRVPDIWDRELGEDAQLAQALLGLCLRRWGRLQAWVKPKLKDPDRGVPLGTRVSLAMGLAQLAWLPGVSDHAAVNESVDLAADRDLGFLPHKGLVNALLRRAAKDRAALAAELEVLPASLDRSPAVARALDAALAPHGAEGELEALWARLQQPPRPDVRLLQGVVPEGLVPVGGLPDCLCLMEGAPFPRLWLEAGDGMVQDRSSQALLAYQWERPVTRILDACAAPGGKTTTLARRHPGAAITALEVHPRRAARLRQTLQQRGVEAQVIQADAAEWLEVCGATFDLILLDAPCSGSGTLQKHPEWPWLKHDDLPRLTGLQRRLLNAAADRLAPGGLLIYAVCSWLPEEGVAHRDWLVEAQPDLHPAEVWPAALGAEVDGNTGLSATFRPHPLRWEGEGFQGFAVQRA
- a CDS encoding OsmC family protein, whose translation is MAHHYPLQLHWTGSTLDGTYNRNATVTTAGKHPLSVSSAPEYAGDATRWNPEDLLGAALATCHMLTFLALCAKAKVEVVGYEDHAEAILDTVDKVTRVTQVHLRPVIRVTRGTSMAKVTELFEKAHKYCFVANSVTCEAVLNPRIVEV
- the nrdR gene encoding transcriptional regulator NrdR, with protein sequence MHCPFCGHIEDKVVDSRESREGDSIRRRRECLSCGRRFTSYERVEEVPLVILKKDGRREPFERQKLMKGLLAACQKRPVSLDRIEQLVGDVHARLMERPDREIRSRELGELIMDELKGLDQVAYVRFASVYREFKDLPDFVKALEGLMHKEAATGRGTGAPKLGHDSATPQPQALFPGETVDVAAMKSRKK
- the lon gene encoding endopeptidase La, which encodes MADDVLLPPPPDETPKLPEELPVLPLRDVVVYPYVILPLSISREKSIRAVDTALVENRMILLLSQKQTEMDNPRPEDLYQVGTAALIMRVLKLPDGRIRALVQGLQRVRVEYFTETENLFKARVEPLAEPELKTPDLESDALLRSVKQTLEKAVALGKTLPQEVLVIAGNLDNPGRLADLVASNLDLKLQQTQEVLEIAHPGLRLKRVNELLMREIQLLEVQQKITMEARGEMDKSQREYYLRQQLKAIQQELGEGSELAEEVTAFRDKLAKMKVPDESLVEIERNLKKLERMHPDSSETAVTRTYLEWMTELPWGIQTEDNLDLKQAQTVLDEDHFGLAKIKDRLLEFLAVRKLKPDLRGTILCFVGPPGVGKTSLGKSIARALGRKYSRISLGGVHDESEIRGHRRTYVGAMPGRIVQALHQVKSMNPVIMLDEVDKIGRDMRGDPSAALLEVLDPEQNHTFRDHYLNVPLDLSQVLFLANANELEPIHPAFKDRMEIIYLSSYTLEEKIGIAEQHLIPKQLEKHGVTRKQVAIPRAALKAIITGYTREAGLRQLEREIGAICRKVARRVAENTLKKKLTLDDKSIHELLGPVKLLQDERLKAPRVGVVTGLAWTAVGGDVLFVEALKMPGKGLLTLTGQLGDIMKESAQAALSYIRSRGEAFQIDPEVFQKQDIHVHFPEGAIPKDGPSAGLAIATVLLSVLKGVPVRNTLAMTGEIDLRGEALAIGGLKEKSLAALRVGIKDILIPHANQKDLEEIDPELRKQLRFHPVKHVEEVFEHALVGWHRPERAKPTAKAKVKPRPRR
- a CDS encoding c-type cytochrome; this translates as MNHPVWDIPLLGSGWLIGLISIIHVSIAHLVVGAGLWLPIMEGRAQRAGDLELQAWLRGRAKALLWLSSIFGAATGVGIWVAIGLVNPTATQHLIRAFVMGWAIEWLIFVGEMATLIVLVRAYDRLRPRQRLAVYWLYALCAWLSLVVINGIITFMLSPGKGWVASHAMWDGFFNATYLPSLLLRTCVALVLGGLWALAAGATAGPALKPRILKPSALFTLAGVLLAVASGWYYFQSFPPAARELVLGNLKGATSLARGFRWALWGLGAFLVPGLLVLWAFFASASFRRPLALLGLLLACWGFGGFEWIREVARKPFVIRDVMYSNGIRVEQVAEYQKEGFLPRNAWARTFAASKGDTDLARGEALLRSQCLACHTRDGYRGLKGLTASNSEGDNVAFIQALRELDPALNPYLDRMPPFAGTEQEAELLGKYLGSLKAK
- the ftsY gene encoding signal recognition particle-docking protein FtsY; this translates as MGLLGGLFNQFKKGLKRTQELVLAPMGRLLGLRRLDEAQLEELEDLLLQADLGVKAVDRLMARLRQELKGAGDVDPKAILRDELLKLLRQRPPRPFTASGTQVVLLVGVNGVGKTTTLGKLAAHLKARGEAVLVVAGDTFRAAAIDQLERWGERAGVPVIRNQMGGDPAAIAFDGATSALAKGTPWVLIDTAGRLHTKDHLMKELDKIHRSLQKVIPAAPHRVLLVLDATTGQNGLVQAEAFAQVAGVTDLVLTKLDGSAKGGVVVSILDRLRLPIAFVGVGEGVDDLIPFDAEAFVDGLLDV